In Pseudonocardia cypriaca, a single genomic region encodes these proteins:
- a CDS encoding helix-turn-helix domain-containing protein has translation MADLLTTTQAARELGVSARSLARWAQEGRLRPALITPGGDKRSGRYLWDLEDLRDQLLKLRTRPE, from the coding sequence GTGGCAGACCTGCTGACGACCACCCAGGCGGCACGGGAGCTCGGGGTGTCGGCACGTTCCCTGGCGAGGTGGGCCCAGGAGGGCAGGCTCAGACCGGCTCTGATCACCCCTGGCGGGGACAAGCGATCAGGCCGGTACCTGTGGGACCTCGAGGACCTCCGCGATCAGCTGCTCAAGCTCCGGACTCGCCCCGAGTAG
- a CDS encoding NAD-dependent epimerase/dehydratase family protein encodes MRILLTGHQGYLGTVMAPILAAAGHEVTGLDSGLFAECVLGSLDVPDVEGLSTDLRDVTVDQLEGFDAVVHMAALSNDPLGSLAPEITYDINHHASTRLARLSKEAGVERFVYASTCSVYGAQSGDELVDEDAPLKPVTPYAISKVRVEDDLAELADSHFVPVSMRNATAFGFSPRLRADIVLNNLVGHAILSNVVKVLSDGTPWRPLAHAEDIAGAVVAALSAPADVVRARAYNVGTEKNNRTVAEIAQAVVEAVPGSELLITGEAGNDPRSYRVDFARARKELGFEAQWSIPDGAAQLAKEYRARGLIRETFEKKFTRLAVLAARQQNGELDESMRVVA; translated from the coding sequence GTGCGCATCCTGCTGACCGGCCACCAGGGCTACCTGGGCACCGTGATGGCTCCGATCCTCGCCGCGGCAGGGCACGAGGTGACGGGCCTGGACAGCGGCCTGTTCGCCGAGTGCGTGCTGGGTTCCCTCGACGTGCCGGACGTCGAGGGCCTCTCCACCGATCTGCGCGACGTCACCGTCGACCAGCTGGAGGGCTTCGACGCCGTCGTCCACATGGCGGCGCTGTCGAACGACCCGCTGGGCTCGCTCGCCCCGGAGATCACCTACGACATCAACCACCACGCCTCCACCCGGCTGGCCCGGCTGTCGAAGGAGGCGGGGGTCGAGCGGTTCGTCTACGCCTCCACGTGCTCCGTGTACGGCGCCCAGTCCGGCGACGAGCTCGTGGACGAGGACGCCCCGCTCAAGCCGGTCACCCCGTACGCGATCTCCAAGGTCCGCGTGGAGGACGACCTCGCGGAGCTGGCCGACAGCCACTTCGTGCCGGTCTCGATGCGCAACGCCACCGCATTCGGCTTCTCGCCGCGGCTGCGCGCCGACATCGTGCTGAACAACCTCGTGGGCCACGCGATCCTGTCGAACGTGGTCAAGGTGCTCTCCGACGGCACCCCGTGGCGCCCGCTCGCCCACGCCGAGGACATCGCGGGCGCCGTGGTGGCCGCGCTCTCCGCGCCGGCCGACGTGGTGCGCGCCCGCGCCTACAACGTGGGCACGGAGAAGAACAACCGCACGGTCGCCGAGATCGCGCAGGCCGTGGTGGAGGCCGTCCCCGGCTCGGAGCTGCTGATCACCGGCGAGGCCGGCAACGACCCCCGCTCCTACCGCGTCGACTTCGCCCGCGCCCGCAAGGAGCTCGGGTTCGAGGCGCAGTGGTCCATCCCCGACGGCGCCGCCCAGCTGGCGAAGGAGTACCGCGCGCGCGGACTCATCCGGGAGACGTTCGAGAAGAAGTTCACCCGCCTCGCCGTACTGGCCGCCCGCCAGCAGAACGGCGAGCTGGACGAGAGCATGCGGGTCGTCGCCTGA
- a CDS encoding helix-turn-helix domain-containing protein — protein sequence MTADRLLTTGELARELGLSARSLARWAQEGQLKPTLVTPGGQYRWELEDVREQLRQLRRRSD from the coding sequence ATGACGGCGGATCGGCTCCTGACCACGGGCGAGCTGGCTCGCGAGCTGGGGCTCTCCGCGCGTTCGCTTGCACGCTGGGCCCAGGAAGGTCAGCTCAAACCCACCCTCGTCACACCCGGCGGGCAGTACCGCTGGGAGCTCGAGGACGTTCGGGAGCAGTTGCGGCAGCTCCGCAGGCGTTCGGACTGA
- a CDS encoding SAM-dependent methyltransferase, whose amino-acid sequence MTDLSKLPGVDPEVPNAARMYDYYLGGSHNFAADRAAAERVKSAMPFAVDVARANRFFMIRAVRFCVQEGIDQFLDLGSGIPTVGNVHEVALGINPQARVAYVDNEPVTVASAAALLEGEPRVTITMADIRDVDAVFAAPGVRDLLDLTRPVALLMVAVLPFIPDEDDPAGLAERYRSRLAPGSFQVLSHGSADQDSSGTAAAAEVYRRTANPVKARTRSEIAEMLRGTELVEPGLVDATEWRPEDTTGGQHRMMLAAVGRIR is encoded by the coding sequence ATGACCGACCTGTCGAAGCTGCCCGGGGTCGACCCCGAAGTGCCCAACGCCGCCCGGATGTACGACTACTACCTGGGCGGGTCGCACAACTTCGCGGCCGACCGCGCCGCTGCGGAGCGGGTCAAGTCGGCGATGCCGTTCGCGGTCGACGTGGCCCGCGCCAACCGGTTCTTCATGATCCGAGCGGTCCGGTTCTGCGTCCAGGAAGGCATCGACCAGTTCCTCGACCTCGGCTCCGGGATCCCGACCGTCGGGAACGTCCACGAAGTCGCGCTGGGTATCAATCCACAGGCGCGGGTGGCATATGTGGACAACGAGCCGGTCACCGTCGCCTCCGCGGCAGCCCTGCTCGAGGGCGAGCCGCGGGTCACGATCACGATGGCCGACATCCGCGATGTCGACGCGGTCTTCGCCGCGCCCGGCGTCCGCGACCTGCTCGACCTCACCCGCCCGGTCGCCCTGCTCATGGTCGCCGTGCTGCCGTTCATCCCGGACGAGGACGACCCGGCCGGACTCGCCGAGCGCTACCGAAGTCGGCTCGCCCCCGGCAGCTTCCAGGTGCTCTCGCACGGCTCCGCGGATCAGGACTCGTCCGGGACGGCCGCGGCCGCCGAGGTGTACCGGAGGACGGCGAACCCCGTCAAAGCCCGTACCCGCTCCGAGATCGCCGAGATGCTCCGCGGCACCGAACTCGTCGAGCCGGGCCTCGTGGACGCCACGGAGTGGCGCCCGGAGGACACCACCGGGGGCCAGCACCGCATGATGCTGGCGGCCGTGGGCCGCATCCGCTGA
- a CDS encoding helix-turn-helix domain-containing protein, translating to MGRPDDQPLLTTAELARRLNVTSGTVQRWVRTGRIRPTLVTPGNQFRFNLDDVLEQLSQPRKRPD from the coding sequence GTGGGCCGTCCCGACGATCAGCCGCTTCTCACCACGGCGGAGCTGGCGCGGCGGCTCAACGTCACATCGGGCACCGTGCAGCGGTGGGTCAGAACCGGCAGGATCCGGCCGACCCTCGTGACTCCGGGCAACCAGTTCCGGTTCAACCTGGACGACGTCCTGGAGCAGCTGAGTCAGCCGCGGAAACGACCGGACTAA
- a CDS encoding Lrp/AsnC family transcriptional regulator: MDASRSFELDEIDWRLLDALQADARLSYNALSKRVHLSPPAVAERVRRLEAAGVISGYRATVDPARAGQPLLAFIQLRCSLGRCLLKTTTADTYPEVVEIHKLSGEHCTVLKVRAASLGHLEGVIERIGEHGQINTYVVLSTAFEGRPVSAVAPERPVTRSEGWSS, translated from the coding sequence GTGGACGCTTCACGATCGTTCGAACTGGACGAAATCGACTGGCGGCTGCTCGACGCGCTGCAGGCCGACGCGCGCCTCTCGTACAACGCGCTCAGCAAGCGCGTGCACCTCTCACCGCCCGCGGTGGCCGAGCGGGTGCGCCGGCTGGAGGCGGCGGGCGTGATCTCCGGCTATCGGGCCACCGTCGACCCCGCCCGTGCCGGGCAGCCGCTGCTCGCGTTCATCCAGCTGCGTTGCTCACTGGGGCGCTGCCTGCTCAAGACGACCACCGCGGACACCTACCCGGAGGTCGTGGAGATCCACAAACTGTCCGGGGAGCACTGCACCGTCCTCAAGGTGCGGGCCGCGTCACTGGGCCACCTCGAGGGCGTGATCGAGCGGATCGGCGAGCACGGCCAGATCAACACCTACGTCGTGCTTTCCACGGCGTTCGAGGGGAGGCCGGTCTCGGCCGTCGCCCCGGAGCGGCCGGTGACGCGGTCGGAGGGGTGGAGCTCCTAG
- a CDS encoding S41 family peptidase: protein MPPSYLRFPHLRGDTLVFTAEDDVWTAPLSGGRAYRLTADDVPVAHPRLSPDGTLVAWTSWKNGAAEVYVSDVDGGGARRLTYWGDPRAESIGWTPDGDVLALSAAGQASSRRTWAYAVPLEGGTPRRLPYGPVSDVALAVGGPTVVASTLMVREPAWWKRYRGGTAGKLWWDRSGDGEFERLAADVGGQLGSPMHVGSRIAFLSDHEGWGNLYSLAADGTGLRRHTDHGGPGAPAFYARHASSDGQRVVYESAGELWILDSLDAEPRRLEVRLGGPRTNREPYRVSAARELTWAAPDKTGRTSITLVRGTVHRLTHRDGPARTLLAEPGVRARLARPLGTDRAVWVDDAEGEDAICIAPLDERADGTEPPRRFGAGEVGRVLELAPAPDASAVALATHDGRLLVLDVAAGTLRQLAQGADRELADLAWSPDSAWLAYSDPAEAGLSRIMMARLADDTLVAVTEPRFADTDPVFTSDGKYLAFLSRRSFDPIYDEHAFDLTFPASWRPFLVPLAARTPSPFGASPDGRPVTPGEAGEADLPATEEPKEEEKGKEKEKDGDAPPEVVVDVEGLTARVVPVPVPAARYSGMQAGKDCLLWYRIPVSGVLGDALADTDDRAERPVLERFDLVRRKLDVIADPVSAFAVSGDGTRIVVRDGRTLRVLRTDRSGSDTPSSGDADEFEIDTSRVVVTVDPTAEWRQMFDEAGRLMRDHFWVADMAGVDWDAELARYRPLVDAVGSHDDLVDLLWEVHGELGTSHAYVQAGKAGDSGGRPGLLGANLEPAPDGEGWRVVRVLPPETSAPAARSPLSGSGVDVRAGDVILEVGGRPVDPGHGPAPLLLSGADTLVELTVRSGPDRPDAGAVRRVVVKPLDSEAALRYQDWVAGRRAFVADRSEGRLGYLHVPDMAAQGWAQLHRDLSRETSRDGLILDVRGNGGGHTSQLVIEKLARKVIGWDAARHRQATTYPEDAPRGPVVALADELAGSDGDIVTAAIKRLGIGPVVGVRTWGGVIGIDSRYRLVDGTGVTQPRYATWFDDSGWAVENYGVDPDVEVVVRPQDWVADRDPQLERAVDIALAALEERPAVRPPDPATRPSRRRPELPPRP from the coding sequence ATGCCCCCGAGCTACCTGCGCTTCCCCCACCTGCGCGGCGACACGCTGGTGTTCACCGCCGAGGACGACGTCTGGACCGCCCCGCTGTCCGGCGGTCGCGCGTACCGGCTCACGGCCGACGACGTGCCGGTCGCCCACCCGCGGCTGTCGCCGGACGGCACGCTGGTGGCCTGGACGTCGTGGAAGAACGGCGCGGCCGAGGTCTACGTGAGCGACGTCGACGGGGGCGGTGCGCGCCGGTTGACGTACTGGGGCGACCCGCGGGCCGAGTCGATTGGCTGGACGCCGGACGGCGACGTGCTCGCCCTGAGCGCCGCCGGGCAGGCGTCCTCGCGGCGCACCTGGGCCTACGCGGTGCCGCTCGAGGGCGGGACACCGCGCAGGTTGCCCTACGGGCCGGTGTCGGACGTGGCACTCGCGGTCGGCGGTCCCACCGTCGTCGCCAGCACGCTCATGGTCCGCGAACCGGCCTGGTGGAAGCGCTACCGCGGCGGCACGGCGGGCAAGCTCTGGTGGGACCGCTCAGGGGACGGCGAGTTCGAGCGGCTCGCGGCCGACGTCGGCGGGCAGCTCGGCTCGCCGATGCACGTGGGATCGCGGATCGCGTTCCTGTCCGACCACGAGGGCTGGGGCAACCTGTACTCGCTCGCCGCCGACGGCACGGGGCTGCGCCGGCACACCGACCACGGCGGCCCCGGCGCGCCCGCGTTCTACGCCCGGCACGCGAGCAGCGACGGGCAGCGGGTGGTCTACGAGTCCGCGGGCGAGCTGTGGATCCTCGACTCGCTCGACGCCGAACCGCGGCGGCTGGAGGTGCGCCTCGGCGGACCCCGGACGAACCGGGAGCCGTACCGGGTGTCGGCGGCGCGGGAGCTCACCTGGGCGGCGCCGGACAAGACCGGGCGCACGAGCATCACGCTGGTCCGCGGCACCGTGCACCGGCTCACCCACCGGGACGGCCCGGCGCGCACGCTGCTCGCCGAACCCGGCGTGCGGGCCCGGCTGGCGCGGCCGCTCGGCACGGACCGGGCCGTGTGGGTCGACGACGCGGAGGGCGAGGACGCGATCTGCATCGCCCCGCTCGACGAGCGGGCCGACGGGACCGAGCCGCCGCGGCGGTTCGGCGCAGGCGAGGTGGGCCGCGTGCTGGAGCTGGCGCCCGCCCCGGACGCGTCGGCGGTCGCGCTGGCCACGCACGACGGCAGGCTCCTCGTGCTCGACGTGGCCGCCGGCACGTTGCGGCAGCTCGCGCAGGGTGCCGACCGGGAGCTGGCCGACCTCGCGTGGTCGCCCGACAGCGCGTGGCTCGCCTACAGCGACCCCGCGGAGGCGGGCCTCTCGCGGATCATGATGGCCCGGCTGGCCGACGACACGCTCGTGGCCGTCACCGAGCCGCGGTTCGCCGACACGGACCCGGTCTTCACCTCCGACGGCAAGTACCTGGCCTTCCTGTCCCGGCGCAGCTTTGACCCGATCTACGACGAGCACGCCTTCGACCTCACGTTCCCCGCGTCCTGGCGCCCGTTCCTGGTGCCCCTGGCGGCCCGGACACCGTCGCCGTTCGGGGCGAGCCCGGACGGACGACCGGTCACGCCCGGCGAGGCGGGCGAGGCCGACCTGCCCGCAACCGAGGAGCCGAAGGAGGAGGAGAAGGGCAAGGAGAAGGAGAAGGACGGCGACGCCCCGCCGGAGGTGGTCGTCGACGTCGAGGGGCTCACCGCCCGCGTCGTGCCGGTTCCGGTCCCCGCCGCCCGCTACAGCGGGATGCAGGCGGGGAAGGACTGCCTGCTCTGGTACCGCATCCCCGTCTCGGGAGTGCTCGGGGACGCGCTCGCCGACACCGACGACCGCGCAGAGCGGCCGGTGCTGGAGCGCTTCGACCTGGTGCGCCGCAAGCTCGACGTCATCGCCGACCCGGTGAGCGCGTTCGCCGTGAGCGGCGACGGCACCAGGATCGTCGTGCGCGACGGCCGGACGTTGCGGGTGCTGCGCACCGACCGCTCCGGCTCGGACACACCGTCGTCCGGCGACGCCGACGAGTTCGAGATCGACACGAGCCGGGTCGTCGTCACCGTGGACCCGACCGCCGAGTGGCGCCAGATGTTCGACGAGGCCGGCCGGCTGATGCGCGACCACTTCTGGGTGGCGGACATGGCAGGCGTCGACTGGGACGCCGAGCTCGCCCGCTACCGCCCGCTCGTCGACGCCGTCGGCAGCCACGACGACCTCGTCGACCTGCTCTGGGAGGTGCACGGCGAGCTCGGCACGTCGCACGCGTACGTCCAGGCCGGCAAGGCGGGGGACTCTGGCGGGCGGCCGGGCCTGCTCGGCGCTAACCTCGAACCCGCCCCCGACGGCGAGGGCTGGCGCGTGGTGCGGGTGCTGCCGCCGGAGACCTCGGCACCCGCCGCGCGCAGCCCGCTGTCCGGGTCGGGCGTCGACGTGCGGGCGGGCGACGTGATCCTCGAGGTCGGCGGCCGACCCGTCGACCCCGGACACGGGCCCGCTCCGCTGCTGCTCTCGGGGGCCGACACGCTCGTGGAGCTGACCGTGCGCTCCGGGCCGGACCGCCCCGACGCCGGTGCCGTGCGACGGGTGGTCGTCAAGCCGCTCGACTCCGAGGCGGCGCTGCGCTACCAGGACTGGGTGGCGGGCCGCCGCGCATTCGTCGCCGACCGCTCCGAGGGCAGGCTGGGGTACCTGCACGTCCCGGACATGGCGGCGCAGGGCTGGGCGCAGCTGCACCGCGACCTGTCCCGGGAGACCTCGCGGGACGGGCTGATCCTGGACGTGCGGGGCAACGGCGGCGGCCACACCTCGCAGCTCGTGATCGAGAAGCTGGCCCGCAAGGTGATCGGCTGGGACGCTGCGCGGCACCGCCAGGCCACGACGTATCCGGAGGACGCCCCGCGCGGCCCGGTGGTCGCGCTCGCCGACGAACTCGCGGGCTCCGACGGCGACATCGTCACCGCGGCGATCAAGCGTCTCGGGATCGGCCCGGTCGTCGGGGTGCGCACCTGGGGTGGCGTGATCGGCATCGACAGCCGCTACCGCCTCGTCGACGGCACCGGCGTCACGCAGCCGCGCTACGCCACCTGGTTCGACGACTCCGGCTGGGCGGTCGAGAACTACGGCGTCGACCCGGACGTCGAGGTGGTCGTGCGCCCGCAGGACTGGGTGGCGGACCGCGACCCGCAGCTGGAGCGCGCGGTCGACATCGCCCTGGCCGCGCTGGAGGAGCGCCCGGCAGTGCGCCCGCCCGACCCGGCCACCCGCCCGTCCCGGCGCCGACCTGAGCTCCCGCCGAGGCCCTGA
- a CDS encoding PQQ-dependent sugar dehydrogenase, translated as MRRLWQVMVAGVVATLGVAGCGAAGPSAVDDTAPPATPAAPASLAPTTRTGIPELQVELVASGLSHVWDIGFLPDGRALVTERDGRIALLSGIGPGATVREVDADLSDVYARGEGGLMGMVVHPDFAQSRRFTTCQTHMQNGSPTDVRLVSWELSADGASARRVADPLVGGLPIAQSGRHSGCRPTIAPDGALLVGTGDTARGAVAQDLNSLGGKVLRVDLATGGPAPGNPFADAQNPAQRLIWTYGHRNVQGVAVQPGTGDVYTAEHGPTIDDEINLLRPGANYGWDPSRGGTVGGYDESVPMTDPERFPDAVPAAWSSGRPVEAISGAAFLSGGQWGDLNGALAVGALRGQKLLLMTLGPDGAVADVRKPAPLDDAFGRLRAVRLGPDGALYVSTSNGSDDEVLRITPI; from the coding sequence ATGCGACGGTTGTGGCAGGTGATGGTGGCGGGCGTCGTCGCGACGCTGGGAGTGGCCGGCTGCGGTGCGGCGGGCCCCAGCGCCGTGGACGACACCGCTCCACCGGCGACGCCCGCCGCCCCCGCCAGCCTCGCCCCAACCACCCGTACCGGTATCCCGGAGCTGCAGGTCGAGCTCGTGGCGAGCGGCCTGTCGCACGTCTGGGACATCGGCTTCCTCCCCGACGGCCGAGCCCTGGTCACCGAGCGCGACGGGCGGATCGCGCTGCTGTCCGGCATCGGGCCGGGCGCCACCGTCCGGGAGGTCGACGCCGACCTCAGCGACGTGTACGCCCGCGGCGAGGGCGGCCTGATGGGGATGGTCGTGCACCCCGACTTCGCGCAGTCCCGGCGCTTCACCACCTGCCAGACGCACATGCAGAACGGCAGCCCCACCGACGTCCGGCTCGTCAGCTGGGAGCTGTCCGCCGACGGCGCCTCCGCCAGGAGGGTGGCCGACCCCCTGGTCGGCGGGCTGCCGATCGCCCAGTCGGGCCGCCACTCCGGCTGCCGCCCCACGATCGCCCCGGACGGGGCGCTGCTCGTCGGCACCGGCGACACCGCACGCGGCGCCGTCGCCCAGGACCTGAACTCGCTCGGCGGCAAGGTGCTCCGTGTGGACCTCGCGACCGGCGGGCCCGCCCCGGGCAACCCGTTCGCGGACGCGCAGAACCCCGCCCAGCGGCTGATCTGGACCTACGGGCACCGCAACGTGCAGGGCGTGGCCGTGCAACCGGGCACCGGCGACGTCTACACCGCTGAGCACGGCCCCACCATCGACGACGAGATCAACCTGCTGCGGCCGGGCGCCAACTACGGCTGGGACCCCTCGCGGGGCGGCACCGTAGGCGGCTACGACGAGTCGGTACCGATGACCGACCCCGAGCGCTTCCCCGACGCCGTACCCGCCGCGTGGAGCTCGGGCCGTCCGGTGGAGGCGATCAGCGGTGCCGCCTTCCTGTCCGGCGGGCAGTGGGGCGACCTGAACGGCGCACTGGCCGTGGGTGCGCTCCGCGGGCAGAAGCTGCTGCTCATGACGCTCGGCCCGGACGGCGCCGTCGCCGACGTGCGCAAGCCCGCCCCGCTCGACGACGCGTTCGGCCGGCTGCGCGCGGTGCGCCTCGGCCCGGACGGCGCGCTCTACGTGTCCACGTCGAACGGCTCCGACGACGAGGTCCTGCGCATCACCCCGATCTAG
- a CDS encoding DUF2277 domain-containing protein yields MSAERRWLSMSLMAIPLTHAVQYVRARTLFVHEGARPVCRNIRTLHNFEPPATTDEVRAAAIQYVRKVSGAAKPSQANEEAFARAVDAVTEATRRLLDELVTTAPPKNREIEAAKAREKAALRYGSR; encoded by the coding sequence ATGTCGGCGGAGCGGCGGTGGCTGTCGATGTCGCTCATGGCGATCCCCCTGACCCACGCGGTCCAGTACGTTCGAGCGAGAACGCTGTTCGTCCACGAGGGGGCCCGTCCCGTGTGCCGCAACATCCGAACGCTCCACAACTTCGAGCCGCCTGCCACCACCGACGAGGTGCGTGCTGCTGCCATCCAGTACGTGCGGAAGGTCAGCGGGGCGGCGAAGCCGTCGCAGGCCAACGAGGAGGCCTTCGCGCGGGCGGTCGACGCCGTCACCGAGGCCACCCGCCGGCTGCTCGACGAGCTCGTCACCACCGCGCCGCCGAAGAACCGTGAGATCGAGGCGGCGAAGGCGCGGGAGAAGGCCGCACTGCGCTACGGCTCCCGCTGA
- a CDS encoding MFS transporter, whose protein sequence is MATLWIVSLLGGLAQSLGGAAAALLARDLSGSDVVAGLPQAVLVIGSAVAALGMSALSRRYGRPRALAAGLAVATGGSLVVLAGDLLGLLTGTLLFGAGNAAVMLGRYAAADGAPEGSRARAMATVLVATTVGAVAGPNLLVPADALGRSLGMPGLNGAYVVAALCFAVAACLLLRLPARPPVLEPDPRGAAPGGTAVRGLVVLALTNLVMVGVMNMAPVHLHHLGVGLGAIGLVVSLHIAGMFAPSPLSGWLADRWGPAPTTALAGGVLAMAALLAAVTADVPLVLGVALVLLGVGWNLGLVAGSTLLTAGVPAAERPRREGWGEVAMGVTAGGGGAASGAVMSGGGYGLLAAAGAAVAALVVAAAWQARVSGSRSAVRPSPAPSPPRSHGSSAARW, encoded by the coding sequence ATGGCGACGCTGTGGATCGTGAGCCTGCTCGGTGGTCTCGCCCAGTCGCTCGGCGGCGCAGCGGCCGCCCTGCTGGCCCGGGACCTCAGCGGTTCGGACGTGGTGGCCGGGCTGCCGCAGGCCGTCCTGGTGATCGGGTCGGCGGTGGCGGCGCTGGGGATGTCGGCGCTGAGCAGGCGGTACGGCCGCCCACGGGCGCTCGCCGCCGGGTTGGCGGTGGCGACGGGTGGGAGCCTCGTCGTACTCGCAGGCGACCTGCTCGGGCTGCTGACGGGCACCCTGCTGTTCGGCGCGGGCAACGCCGCGGTGATGCTCGGCCGGTACGCGGCGGCGGACGGCGCGCCGGAGGGCTCGCGGGCCCGTGCCATGGCCACGGTGCTCGTGGCCACCACCGTCGGCGCGGTGGCCGGGCCGAACCTGCTCGTGCCGGCGGACGCGCTCGGCCGCTCGCTCGGGATGCCCGGTCTGAACGGCGCGTACGTGGTCGCCGCCCTGTGCTTCGCCGTGGCCGCGTGCCTGCTGCTGCGTCTGCCGGCCCGTCCGCCCGTGCTCGAACCGGATCCGCGCGGCGCGGCGCCGGGTGGCACGGCCGTGCGCGGGCTCGTCGTGCTGGCGCTCACGAACCTGGTGATGGTCGGCGTGATGAACATGGCGCCGGTGCACCTGCACCACCTCGGCGTCGGGCTGGGCGCGATCGGGCTGGTGGTGAGCCTGCACATCGCCGGGATGTTCGCGCCGTCGCCGCTCTCGGGGTGGCTGGCGGACCGGTGGGGCCCCGCCCCGACGACGGCGCTCGCCGGGGGCGTGCTCGCGATGGCGGCGCTGCTCGCCGCGGTGACCGCGGACGTGCCGCTCGTGCTCGGGGTGGCGCTCGTGCTGCTCGGCGTCGGGTGGAACCTCGGGCTCGTGGCCGGCAGCACGCTGCTCACCGCGGGTGTTCCCGCCGCGGAGCGCCCGCGGCGGGAGGGCTGGGGCGAGGTCGCGATGGGCGTGACCGCCGGTGGCGGCGGCGCCGCGTCCGGCGCGGTGATGAGCGGTGGCGGCTACGGGCTGCTCGCCGCGGCGGGGGCGGCGGTGGCGGCGCTCGTCGTTGCGGCCGCGTGGCAGGCGCGGGTCAGCGGGAGCCGTAGCGCAGTGCGGCCTTCTCCCGCGCCTTCGCCGCCTCGATCTCACGGTTCTTCGGCGGCGCGGTGGTGA
- a CDS encoding LLM class flavin-dependent oxidoreductase, translated as MRFGIGIPQFFSDHEFDPEAFRRFLRRAEDLGFESGWTQEQVLGASSQLSPLETMTYAAACTERLRVGCAVFVTTLHSPVHLANSLATLDQLSGGRLDVGVGSGGPRGGIFPAFGVDRERYIARFTEGVELMKALWTEDPVTFTGEFWQVENGGMHPKPFQEPHPPIWMGGGAEAALRRAVRLGTGFFGAGSSPTSRFAEQVTTVRRLLAESDRDPATFPIAKRIYTLVDDDADRARTRMNAALESIYGARVEAIESAAVAGTPADCARAAQEVIDAGAELVLFTQIGDPEEQMERLAAEVIPQLVPTNGPFVG; from the coding sequence ATGAGGTTCGGGATCGGGATCCCCCAGTTCTTCTCCGACCACGAGTTCGACCCGGAGGCGTTCCGCCGGTTCCTGCGTCGCGCAGAGGACCTCGGCTTCGAGAGCGGCTGGACCCAGGAGCAGGTGCTGGGGGCGTCGTCCCAGCTGTCCCCGCTCGAGACCATGACGTACGCCGCGGCGTGCACCGAGCGCCTGCGCGTGGGCTGCGCGGTGTTCGTGACCACGCTGCACAGCCCGGTCCACCTCGCCAACAGCCTGGCCACGCTCGACCAGCTGAGCGGCGGACGGCTCGACGTCGGCGTGGGCAGCGGCGGACCGCGCGGAGGGATCTTCCCCGCGTTCGGCGTCGACCGCGAGCGGTACATCGCCCGCTTCACCGAGGGCGTCGAACTGATGAAGGCACTGTGGACGGAAGATCCCGTGACCTTCACCGGCGAGTTCTGGCAGGTGGAGAACGGCGGGATGCACCCGAAGCCGTTCCAGGAGCCGCACCCGCCGATCTGGATGGGCGGCGGCGCCGAGGCGGCCCTGCGCCGCGCGGTCCGGCTCGGCACGGGCTTCTTCGGGGCGGGTTCGTCCCCGACGTCGCGGTTCGCCGAGCAGGTCACCACGGTGCGGCGGCTGCTGGCCGAGAGCGACCGGGACCCCGCGACGTTCCCGATCGCCAAGCGGATCTACACCCTCGTCGACGACGACGCGGATCGCGCCCGCACCCGCATGAACGCCGCGCTGGAGTCGATCTACGGCGCCCGGGTCGAGGCCATCGAGTCCGCCGCGGTCGCCGGAACCCCCGCGGACTGCGCCCGGGCGGCGCAGGAAGTGATCGACGCGGGCGCAGAGCTCGTCCTGTTCACCCAGATCGGCGATCCCGAGGAGCAGATGGAACGCCTCGCGGCCGAGGTGATCCCCCAGCTCGTTCCGACGAACGGTCCGTTCGTCGGATAG